The sequence below is a genomic window from Fibrobacter sp..
CATCCCACTGCCCCTTGTGCAAGAAGCATATCCCGATTTACCTGAACTTGCCGGTCATTGGCTGGTTTATTTTGCGAGGAAAAACGGCTTGCTGCCATAAGCCTTTGAACATCATCTACCCTATCGGGGAGGCTTTGTGCGGTTTGCTGGGGGCTTTGGCCCTTTTTGCTGCGGTGGCGGTGAACTATGGCTCAGTGGTTCCTGAACTTTTCAGTGCCCCGGTGATGGCGCCTGCGGTGTGGGCCGATGGCCTTGCCATGTTCTGGCTTTTGCTTGGGGCCTACCCGGTATGTGTAGTGGATTTTAAGTACAAACTAATTCCTGATTCCATGAGCGTTGGCGGCATTGTGGCGGGCCTCTTGATTTCCTTGATTCCTTGCGGAATTACCCCGCTCCAGAGCTTGATTGGTGCAGTTGCCGCGGGCGGTGGCCTTTGGCTTCTGGGCTTTATTGCAAGCAAGGTGTTTAAGAAAGATGCCATGGGCTTTGGGGATGTAAAGCTCTTGGCCGGTTATGGCGCCCTCATGGGATGGCAATCTGCCGCCATGATTCTAGTGATTGCCGCAGTTATTGGAATTATCGTCATGATCCCCTACGCCAAGATGCAAGCGA
It includes:
- a CDS encoding A24 family peptidase; the protein is MPRGISLVNPPSHCPLCKKHIPIYLNLPVIGWFILRGKTACCHKPLNIIYPIGEALCGLLGALALFAAVAVNYGSVVPELFSAPVMAPAVWADGLAMFWLLLGAYPVCVVDFKYKLIPDSMSVGGIVAGLLISLIPCGITPLQSLIGAVAAGGGLWLLGFIASKVFKKDAMGFGDVKLLAGYGALMGWQSAAMILVIAAVIGIIVMIPYAKMQAKVAAKAVVDDSADAPGQIPFGPFLAIAAPVIYLWGDTLLRLYVQFVIGE